The Longimicrobium sp. nucleotide sequence CTCCTCCCGCGCGACGGCATCGCGTGACTCCGCGCCGTACATCATGGCCTGGTAGGCGCGGACGGCGGCGGTGCCTTCTCGCACTTCGAACGGCGCCCCCGCGATCTCCACCGCCGGCAGCGAGCCGTAGAGGCAGGCGGCGCCCGGCCCGTCGTACTCCGGAAACGCATCCCGCACCCGCGGGTTCTCTGCCCACACGGCCCGTACCACGTACTTGATCGACGTACGCCCACCCATCCGCGGATGGAAGTAGTGGTCGAAGGTGAGCTTGTTCATGTCCACCAGTCGGCCCTCCAGCTCCTCCGCCCACCCGCACACGTCCGCGTCGGCCTCGCCGCGCTCGGCGAGCTGCGAATGGATTTTCCTCAGGATGGTGCGTTCGTGGGTCGCCCACATGAACACGGTTCCGGCGTCACCCACGGTGTTCCGCAGGGTCTCGGCGAACTCGCGGTTGGGAAAGGCGTCGGTGGAGTTTATCCATTCCGAATGCACCGGGGCGGCGCCGGGGTGGGGCACGGTGTGGCAGCTCCACTGGTACGCCACCGGCTCGTACGGCCGCATGCCCGCGTGGTAGGGAATGGCCAGCGCCGACGTCTCGAAATCGATGAAGTGAAGAGGGTAGGTGAACCCGTCCAGGATACGAGGAAAGTCTTCGCTCACCCACTCGCGGTTGATCCGGGTGTTGCGCAGCTGGATCAACTGGCGGGTGTTCGCCGCCCCCACTGAGCCATCCGCCTTTACCAGATGCGCCTCGTCCATGTCCAACAGGCGCACGCGACGCTCGTTGATCAGTCGGTTGGCGACGGGGCTGCGCAGGCCGCCGATGGTGGCTACGGAGTAGATGTCGAAGAGGTTGGGGCGCACGTCGGCCAGATCGCCCCAGCAGCCGGCGAACAGGCGTGCGTCGCCCGCTTCCGTTTCGTCGTGCAGCTCGCATTCGCGGCACTTCACCGAGATGGGCACCAGAATGGGCCGGGGCTGCGGAACCAGGCTCGTCACGAACTCGGTCGCGGCGCCGATTACCTCCCCCAGCACCAGCTCCACCTCGGCCGAGATGTCGACCTTGGCCAGGAACGGCTTCCGCCGCAGCGCCTCGGCGTCCCCGTGGAACGTCACGGCGGGGCGGCCGCCGTGGGGGGCGCGCTCCAGCCGGAACCACTGCCACAGCCCGTCGAGCTCCGTTCGCGCGTCGCGGTCCGGCATCATCAGGAACGGCCGGATGTGCCAGCCGGGCAGCGCCTGCCGCGCCACCCACGTCTGAAACGCGACATCTTCCACGTGCGGCGGCCACTTGTCCACCAGCGGATGCGGCGGCTTTTTCCCCCGCATCACGCCCGGCAGCCCGGCCTGCAGGCGGGCACGGTGCTCGTCCCCGGGAAACGAGGCAGACTTTACCTCGATCAGATGCACCTCGTCACCACGCCGGACCAGCACGTCCACGCGGGCGTGAAGCGCGCCGGCGACGAACGTTGCTTCGAACAGGACGCAGTCACCCTGCTCGATCTCGTGCCGGGTGCGCTCCGCGGCCTGCTCCGGCGTGCCGTGAAAGCCGATGTACCGGCCGCCGGGGTGCATCTGGCGGGCGATCTCCTCGACCATGAACCCGCCCTCGGCCAGCAGGCGCATGTATTCGTCGCCTGTGTCGTTGGGAAACTGCCCGGTCTTGCGGTAGTAGAGCTTCGTGGCGCATGTACGCGCGACTTTGTAATCGGACTTGGTGAGGTACATGGACGGAGGCGGCGGAGGGAGGCCGGCGGGTGCCGAAACGGATGACGGCTCCAAGGCTACACGCGCCGGCCAAGCGCCACAATTCTTTCGGGACATTTTCGGCCCACGGAGGCGGTTGCCTTCCGCACATCCGCTCTACATCCTCGCCATCTGCCAAGCCGGCTTCCGGCTCCACCGTAAGCCGGGGTTGGATCGCTGCGCGCGCCGACGCTTGTTCGCGGGCGGGCGCTTTCGTTAGCTTTCCCGTGCCACGCAGGCCCCCGCCCTCCGCAGTGTCGCAGCCGTCGCCATGAGCCACCCCGACCTGACCTCCACCCCGCCGCAAACCGCCGCCTCCGAGGCGGACCTGCTGCGCGCCCGCGTCGCCGAGCTGGAGCGCCAGCTGGACGAGGCGCGCACCGCCGGCGCCGCACTCGCCGAGAACGAGCAGCGGTACCGCGCGCTGGTGGATGCCGACCCGGACGGCGTCGTCATCATCGACGCGGAATCCACCATTGTGGCGGTGA carries:
- a CDS encoding DUF2779 domain-containing protein, producing MYLTKSDYKVARTCATKLYYRKTGQFPNDTGDEYMRLLAEGGFMVEEIARQMHPGGRYIGFHGTPEQAAERTRHEIEQGDCVLFEATFVAGALHARVDVLVRRGDEVHLIEVKSASFPGDEHRARLQAGLPGVMRGKKPPHPLVDKWPPHVEDVAFQTWVARQALPGWHIRPFLMMPDRDARTELDGLWQWFRLERAPHGGRPAVTFHGDAEALRRKPFLAKVDISAEVELVLGEVIGAATEFVTSLVPQPRPILVPISVKCRECELHDETEAGDARLFAGCWGDLADVRPNLFDIYSVATIGGLRSPVANRLINERRVRLLDMDEAHLVKADGSVGAANTRQLIQLRNTRINREWVSEDFPRILDGFTYPLHFIDFETSALAIPYHAGMRPYEPVAYQWSCHTVPHPGAAPVHSEWINSTDAFPNREFAETLRNTVGDAGTVFMWATHERTILRKIHSQLAERGEADADVCGWAEELEGRLVDMNKLTFDHYFHPRMGGRTSIKYVVRAVWAENPRVRDAFPEYDGPGAACLYGSLPAVEIAGAPFEVREGTAAVRAYQAMMYGAESRDAVAREE